A region of Pseudomonas sp. Marseille-Q3773 DNA encodes the following proteins:
- a CDS encoding DUF6270 domain-containing protein gives MIKNLIIYGSCVSRDIFNLEESRTFKLTDYFARSSMASLCSAAYTNDDALDRISSAFRRRMVSYDFSKQLLNQPEVFKNADLILIDLIDERFDLVVLPSGQIITNSSELAESDLLADSSVKGYQIIKHGSPERRDLWMQGMQKFFAFLEEHNKLGSVIVNKVYWASHFEEKSSTEFPVSLNTVEKANKELDWMYEQLEKKLTKHQFLNYPAQILTADEHHRWGASPFHYCKQYYKEALLQLQSIKTEDHTETLPLEHPAETDAILVSEGATITVAAYESEHGIFAHCSLVKNGKIYERGEFAFYFLVDGVRHGVRWYEASPDAQFPVPEMPGEYTVIAFFQDSSGEKISSKCTVNSFSLIQQ, from the coding sequence GTGATCAAGAACTTAATTATCTACGGTAGCTGTGTCTCCAGAGACATATTCAACCTAGAAGAAAGCCGAACTTTTAAGTTAACCGATTACTTTGCAAGATCTTCAATGGCCTCGCTATGCAGCGCCGCATACACAAACGATGATGCACTCGACCGCATTTCATCTGCATTCAGACGGCGCATGGTTTCATACGACTTCTCCAAACAACTCCTGAATCAACCGGAAGTTTTCAAAAACGCCGACCTTATCTTAATCGATTTGATCGATGAGCGCTTCGATCTTGTGGTACTCCCCTCCGGCCAGATTATTACAAATTCTAGTGAATTAGCTGAAAGTGACCTACTGGCAGACAGCAGCGTAAAAGGTTACCAAATAATCAAGCATGGCTCACCTGAGCGCCGCGATTTGTGGATGCAGGGCATGCAAAAGTTTTTTGCATTTTTGGAAGAGCACAATAAGCTAGGCAGTGTAATTGTCAACAAAGTGTACTGGGCGTCTCACTTTGAGGAAAAAAGCAGCACTGAATTCCCGGTTTCCTTGAATACAGTTGAAAAAGCCAACAAAGAATTGGACTGGATGTACGAGCAACTGGAAAAAAAGCTGACCAAGCATCAATTCTTGAATTATCCAGCGCAAATCCTGACAGCCGACGAGCATCACCGCTGGGGTGCTTCTCCCTTTCACTATTGCAAGCAATACTACAAAGAAGCTCTTTTACAGTTACAGTCAATAAAAACTGAAGATCACACCGAGACGTTGCCACTTGAACATCCTGCAGAGACAGACGCCATTCTTGTTTCTGAAGGAGCAACAATAACGGTTGCTGCTTATGAATCTGAGCATGGGATTTTTGCCCATTGCTCTCTCGTCAAGAACGGAAAAATTTATGAACGTGGTGAATTTGCGTTCTACTTTCTAGTTGACGGTGTTCGGCATGGCGTTCGCTGGTATGAAGCCTCGCCGGACGCTCAATTTCCTGTTCCTGAGATGCCTGGGGAATACACGGTAATTGCCTTCTTCCAAGATTCTTCAGGTGAGAAGATCTCTAGCAAGTGCACCGTAAACTCCTTCAGCCTTATACAACAGTAG
- a CDS encoding acyltransferase has protein sequence MSLSKLDGIRGIAAVIVIFSHALFWFYPAMHLGVRTKGRPLDGIEWFHSPFSFFYRGGFSVSMFFILSGLVLTYSISRHADALDSVRRASVKRYIRLGVPVAASVLIGCALMKLGVYEAPPVTPTPVLSTPYLFNATWGSAIRDAIYGALALGDSRYNYVLWTIQIELIGSFAIFAAFALFGGNAFVYRLFCTAAFLALSSSANKTAMYTSLFFLGSILITFRFDEEKPSAIRHAICLIGLLVGLYLAGFHSASASYAMLNDMTRSITAFTGYQPSWLLIMPAFGGLIILLSVLNAQRTFAILDTAPMKWLGRLSFSLYLLHTFILVMVAQFFTKHFGMSFTAMVMTLSTTLILTFIAAYYFHLKIDLPAISLANKFSYLLVGDRSKSQSPSTSQSRPVQA, from the coding sequence ATGAGTCTGTCTAAGCTGGATGGAATTCGCGGCATCGCGGCCGTGATTGTAATTTTCTCCCATGCATTGTTCTGGTTCTACCCAGCCATGCACTTGGGTGTACGCACTAAAGGCCGTCCGCTAGATGGAATTGAATGGTTTCATAGCCCGTTTTCTTTCTTCTACCGTGGGGGTTTCTCTGTATCGATGTTTTTTATTTTAAGCGGACTGGTGCTGACCTATAGCATTTCACGGCATGCCGACGCGCTTGACTCCGTTCGCAGAGCCTCGGTTAAGCGCTACATCCGCTTAGGTGTGCCTGTCGCCGCGTCTGTCCTTATCGGCTGTGCCCTGATGAAACTTGGAGTTTATGAGGCCCCCCCTGTCACCCCGACGCCGGTCCTTTCAACGCCCTATCTGTTCAACGCGACTTGGGGCAGTGCTATTCGTGACGCAATTTATGGCGCACTTGCTTTAGGCGACAGCCGCTATAACTATGTGCTCTGGACCATTCAGATTGAGCTCATAGGGTCCTTCGCAATCTTCGCAGCGTTCGCACTTTTTGGCGGTAACGCCTTCGTGTACCGTCTTTTCTGTACCGCGGCGTTCCTGGCACTTTCGTCCTCAGCGAATAAAACAGCCATGTACACATCGCTTTTTTTCCTCGGCTCGATACTCATCACGTTTCGATTCGATGAGGAAAAGCCCAGTGCTATACGACACGCAATTTGTTTGATTGGCCTGCTCGTCGGACTGTACTTGGCAGGGTTCCACTCTGCGAGCGCTTCTTACGCAATGCTCAATGATATGACCCGCTCAATAACTGCCTTTACAGGTTATCAGCCTTCTTGGCTGCTGATCATGCCCGCATTTGGAGGCTTGATCATTCTACTCAGCGTCTTGAATGCCCAACGTACATTCGCTATTCTCGATACCGCACCGATGAAATGGCTTGGGAGGCTCTCGTTCTCTCTCTATCTACTACATACATTTATTCTGGTCATGGTGGCTCAATTCTTTACCAAGCATTTCGGCATGAGCTTTACCGCCATGGTAATGACACTGAGCACAACATTAATCCTGACCTTTATCGCCGCCTACTATTTCCACTTGAAAATTGACTTGCCCGCCATCTCTTTAGCAAACAAATTTTCTTATTTGCTTGTAGGCGACAGATCAAAATCTCAAAGCCCTAGTACCAGCCAATCGCGCCCAGTGCAGGCTTAG
- a CDS encoding glycosyltransferase family 4 protein produces the protein MTTRILLLSFYYPPDLSAGSFRAEALVSALRTELGEQVEIEIVTTQPNRYHSFVTSAVSIERLPQLTIRRIDVPAHRSGIRDQAQAFFSFAINALKITRNKKYDLVFATSSRLMTASLGAMIAKRNGCGLYLDIRDIFVDTLRELLPSRWGPLAASIFSPIERWTIKQATRVNLISPGFLPYFTTRYPGRAFTLYTNGVDDLFIDHVQAVQLPAPQQRPQRLQVIYAGNIGTGQGLHQIIPALAKRLTDKVDFHLIGAGGALETLRKALERENVENVRISLPMKRDQLLRIYNEADVLFLHLNNLKAFRRVLPSKLFEYAATDKPIWGGLSGYAYRFAQKRIKNVALFAPCDIEAAIRALHQLEIQRTSRTEFVQQFSRRSIKKKMAQDVLKISPRYIARSSCPPCSSTQGHPE, from the coding sequence ATGACCACACGGATCCTGCTGCTCAGTTTTTACTATCCTCCCGACCTTTCGGCAGGCTCATTCCGTGCGGAAGCGCTTGTCAGCGCACTTCGCACCGAACTGGGTGAGCAAGTGGAAATTGAGATTGTTACCACTCAACCAAACCGCTACCACTCATTCGTTACAAGCGCTGTGAGCATCGAGCGTTTACCGCAGCTGACCATCAGACGGATTGATGTACCTGCCCATCGTAGTGGCATACGGGATCAAGCACAGGCATTTTTCAGCTTCGCCATCAACGCCCTCAAGATTACTCGCAACAAGAAGTACGATCTAGTTTTTGCTACATCGTCAAGACTAATGACAGCTTCACTGGGTGCCATGATTGCAAAGCGAAACGGCTGCGGTCTCTATCTCGACATCCGGGATATTTTTGTCGACACTTTGCGAGAATTGTTGCCATCACGCTGGGGACCGTTAGCAGCATCCATTTTTTCTCCAATCGAGCGGTGGACAATCAAGCAAGCCACTAGAGTGAATCTAATATCTCCGGGCTTCTTGCCATACTTCACGACTCGCTATCCTGGGCGCGCGTTCACGCTATATACCAATGGCGTAGATGACCTGTTTATTGACCACGTGCAGGCAGTTCAGCTACCAGCACCCCAACAGCGCCCTCAGCGATTGCAAGTGATTTACGCCGGGAATATTGGCACCGGACAGGGGTTGCATCAGATTATACCTGCACTGGCTAAACGGTTGACTGACAAGGTAGACTTTCATCTGATAGGCGCCGGCGGCGCTCTGGAAACTTTGCGAAAAGCGCTTGAACGTGAAAACGTGGAAAACGTACGAATATCTCTTCCGATGAAGCGCGATCAACTACTGCGTATTTATAATGAAGCTGATGTTCTGTTTCTACACCTTAACAACCTAAAGGCCTTTCGCCGGGTACTACCCTCTAAACTCTTCGAGTACGCTGCCACTGACAAGCCGATTTGGGGCGGGCTGTCAGGTTACGCTTACCGCTTCGCGCAAAAAAGAATCAAGAATGTAGCACTGTTCGCTCCCTGCGATATCGAGGCGGCCATTCGTGCTCTGCATCAATTAGAAATACAGAGAACGTCCCGCACAGAGTTTGTACAACAATTTTCTCGCCGTTCAATCAAGAAAAAAATGGCGCAAGATGTACTAAAAATTTCACCACGGTACATTGCTCGTTCCTCGTGCCCCCCTTGTAGCTCAACTCAGGGACATCCGGAATGA
- a CDS encoding glycosyltransferase family 4 protein encodes MKKIAMIVWNEFLNDARVLKEAQTLQQAGYQVRVFALHTPGVTQQQERLNEGIEVLRVARSPLWRLRKRKIGSTSPVQAIKSMGPIGKVGIKHQVLRLIARAWTHMTLLLQMIRYGADVVHAHDVNTLPTAWLASRISGARLVYDAHEISTSREGYDSFRSLVGLVEKRLMPLADGTITTTDARAKYFARAYHIQRPTVLQNRPRLTHCSPTNRIRAELGLAEQWPVIIYQGGLQQGRGLEKLIRTAAKVVDAYFVLIGGGRLAHPLSQLIEELDLQDRVHIIPTVPLAELPSYTASADIGVQPIENTCLNHYTTDSNKLFEYVIAGLPVVATDFPEIRRIVRRHDVGILVPADDPTSLAHALNVLVSDASLRENFAQNARSTAGTLNWEEQESRLVELYRHVLSPAPQSWQARS; translated from the coding sequence ATGAAAAAAATTGCAATGATCGTCTGGAACGAGTTTCTTAATGACGCCCGAGTGCTCAAGGAAGCGCAGACCTTACAGCAAGCGGGATATCAAGTACGTGTCTTCGCATTGCATACGCCTGGCGTCACACAACAGCAAGAACGCTTGAACGAAGGAATTGAAGTCCTCCGCGTTGCACGCAGCCCGCTATGGCGGCTGCGCAAACGCAAGATTGGCTCCACTTCGCCTGTTCAGGCGATTAAAAGTATGGGCCCGATCGGCAAAGTCGGGATAAAGCATCAAGTATTACGTCTCATCGCCCGTGCCTGGACTCATATGACTCTGCTTCTGCAAATGATCCGCTACGGGGCAGATGTAGTGCACGCTCACGATGTAAATACCCTACCAACTGCCTGGCTGGCTTCTCGTATCAGCGGCGCCCGCTTGGTTTATGACGCACATGAGATAAGCACCAGCCGAGAAGGCTATGATAGTTTCCGCAGCTTGGTGGGGCTGGTAGAGAAACGGCTTATGCCCCTGGCAGATGGCACTATCACCACGACGGATGCACGCGCCAAGTATTTTGCCCGGGCTTATCATATTCAACGTCCGACAGTACTGCAGAACCGTCCACGCTTAACACACTGTTCTCCGACAAACCGGATTCGTGCAGAACTTGGACTGGCTGAGCAATGGCCAGTCATTATCTATCAGGGAGGTCTGCAACAAGGTCGCGGCCTCGAGAAGCTTATTCGCACCGCAGCCAAAGTGGTGGATGCCTACTTTGTACTCATCGGCGGAGGCCGCCTGGCGCACCCTCTGAGTCAGCTCATTGAAGAACTTGATTTGCAAGACCGGGTGCACATCATACCTACGGTTCCGCTGGCAGAGCTCCCGAGTTATACTGCCTCCGCAGATATCGGTGTACAGCCTATCGAAAATACCTGTCTCAACCACTACACCACTGACTCGAATAAGTTGTTCGAGTATGTGATTGCTGGCCTGCCTGTCGTAGCAACGGACTTCCCGGAAATTCGTCGGATTGTGCGCAGACATGATGTAGGTATTCTCGTTCCAGCGGATGATCCAACAAGCCTCGCGCATGCACTCAACGTCTTGGTCTCGGATGCGAGCTTGCGTGAGAACTTTGCACAAAATGCGCGCTCCACTGCTGGCACGCTAAATTGGGAGGAACAGGAGTCGCGGCTAGTGGAATTATATCGACACGTTCTTTCGCCAGCGCCGCAGTCATGGCAGGCACGATCATGA